In one Butyrivibrio proteoclasticus B316 genomic region, the following are encoded:
- a CDS encoding glycosyltransferase family protein, producing the protein MYGILGIFGFSAFPDEFGYWSPAAAILGYDWSEITGLGSYYSYGYSVLLVPILLLFHNAITTYRAAIILNLVLQCLSMVLLFLIARELFPEENRNVLAIIAAIAALYPAWMFYVNTTMAEALLYFGLILSIYLMFRFVKKPGVLFGILYAILLVYLYMVHMRCIGTIAAGLITIIIWAVARTKNHTRKGYRIWILIALVIALFAGTFLLKDKIIQILYHRTSSDILSWNDYSGLAYRIKKIISLQGFTYLVKDICGKVLYLGLATFGTAYFGIALCVRKFVSSFGRIRKREASYTDFLWIYILLIIVFQFLVALVYLNGASAPEADRLDNFLHGRYIDFFIPILFVLGFEEMLSGEKTYLGMAIVLLMYLGLGFVAYRVIAENNLFMRNAHGFTMVGMSYFIEYPFTDTFAFFRKELLLQIGLTLVVDLIIILCRRFRQRLLVALFLIIQVSLGVVACTKFIFLNQSYIYEDVRLADVLNDVTDMYPDKKVVHIYEGEVPYIQLVQFGSRDTDIQVVNGDEVDVDINEYLRDDTILITCECQDYAQQVRDYYDEEWMLGHLRLYYNQ; encoded by the coding sequence ATGTATGGAATTTTAGGTATTTTTGGGTTTTCTGCATTTCCGGACGAGTTCGGTTACTGGTCGCCGGCAGCCGCTATTCTGGGTTATGACTGGTCAGAGATAACGGGACTTGGTTCGTATTATTCTTACGGATACAGTGTTCTTTTAGTCCCGATTCTATTATTATTCCATAATGCGATAACTACATATAGAGCTGCAATCATACTCAATCTTGTGCTGCAATGTCTGTCAATGGTCTTATTGTTTCTCATAGCAAGGGAACTTTTTCCTGAGGAGAACAGAAATGTCCTTGCAATTATTGCAGCTATTGCTGCGTTATACCCCGCCTGGATGTTCTACGTCAACACAACCATGGCGGAAGCTCTTTTGTACTTTGGTCTTATTTTATCGATTTATCTGATGTTTAGGTTTGTCAAAAAGCCTGGCGTCTTATTCGGAATTTTGTACGCAATTTTGCTCGTCTACCTGTATATGGTTCATATGAGATGTATCGGAACCATAGCTGCAGGGCTCATTACAATCATCATCTGGGCTGTGGCCCGCACCAAAAATCATACACGCAAAGGCTACAGGATATGGATACTGATCGCACTGGTGATAGCTCTTTTTGCAGGAACATTTCTGTTAAAAGATAAGATCATTCAGATCCTGTACCACAGAACATCAAGCGACATCCTGAGTTGGAACGATTACTCAGGGCTGGCTTACAGAATTAAGAAGATAATAAGCCTTCAGGGCTTTACATATTTGGTAAAAGATATATGCGGAAAAGTGCTCTATTTAGGACTTGCCACCTTTGGAACAGCGTATTTTGGAATAGCGCTTTGCGTTCGAAAATTTGTCAGTTCTTTTGGCAGGATCAGGAAAAGAGAAGCTTCTTACACAGACTTTTTGTGGATATATATCTTGTTGATAATAGTTTTTCAGTTTCTGGTGGCACTTGTATATTTAAATGGTGCTTCGGCGCCGGAAGCAGACAGACTTGATAACTTCCTTCATGGCAGATACATAGATTTTTTTATTCCGATATTATTCGTTCTGGGATTTGAAGAGATGCTCTCAGGGGAAAAGACATACCTTGGGATGGCGATAGTTCTTTTGATGTATCTGGGACTTGGATTTGTAGCTTACAGGGTAATTGCTGAAAATAACCTGTTCATGCGAAATGCTCATGGATTTACCATGGTCGGAATGAGCTATTTTATCGAATACCCGTTTACAGATACTTTTGCCTTTTTTAGAAAAGAACTGCTATTGCAGATAGGGCTTACATTAGTCGTGGACCTGATAATTATCCTGTGCAGGCGCTTTAGGCAGAGACTTTTAGTTGCACTGTTTCTGATAATTCAGGTGTCACTTGGAGTAGTTGCCTGTACTAAGTTTATTTTCCTGAATCAGAGCTATATATATGAAGATGTGAGACTGGCGGATGTTCTAAATGACGTCACAGACATGTATCCGGATAAAAAGGTTGTTCATATATATGAGGGAGAAGTCCCTTATATACAGCTGGTTCAGTTCGGCAGCAGGGATACGGATATTCAGGTAGTAAACGGAGATGAAGTTGACGTAGATATAAATGAATATCTTCGTGATGACACAATACTCATAACCTGTGAATGCCAGGACTACGCCCAACAGGTTAGAGATTACTACGACGAAGAATGGATGCTTGGCCATTTAAGGCTATATTATAACCAATAA
- a CDS encoding glycosyltransferase family 2 protein has translation MKLIIQVPCFNEEETLKQTLDDLPKSIEGVDEIEYLVINDGSSDETTKVAKEWGVNYIVNFTQNKGLAKGFMAGLDVALENGADIIVNTDADNQYCGKDVEKLVRPILEQKADIVIGERPIDETEDFTWIKKKLQRLGSWAVRQASHTDIPDAPSGFRAFSREAAMRINVVNDYTYTLETIVQAGREKIPIISVPIETNCALRPSRLAKSMMGYVRTSMLTILRAYLVYKPLKAFLFLSIFPTIPAIAIWIRFLYYFFTAGGAGHIQSLIFACTMLIIGFVCMMIGILGDTICANRKILQDVQYHARKQYYDGVKISKPDQKEECRIYYR, from the coding sequence ATGAAGCTGATAATTCAGGTTCCATGTTTCAACGAAGAAGAAACCCTTAAACAGACACTTGATGATCTGCCAAAGAGTATTGAAGGGGTCGATGAAATTGAATATCTGGTAATTAATGACGGAAGTAGTGATGAAACCACAAAAGTTGCCAAGGAGTGGGGAGTCAACTACATCGTTAACTTCACCCAGAATAAAGGACTGGCCAAGGGCTTTATGGCTGGTCTTGATGTTGCGCTTGAAAACGGCGCAGACATAATCGTCAATACTGATGCTGATAATCAGTATTGCGGCAAAGATGTGGAAAAGCTTGTAAGGCCTATTCTGGAGCAGAAGGCTGACATCGTTATCGGAGAAAGACCTATAGATGAAACCGAAGATTTTACCTGGATCAAGAAAAAACTTCAAAGGCTTGGAAGCTGGGCAGTAAGGCAGGCATCACATACAGATATACCTGATGCACCAAGCGGTTTCAGAGCTTTTTCCAGAGAAGCCGCTATGAGGATCAATGTGGTAAATGACTATACATATACCCTTGAAACGATAGTTCAGGCAGGAAGAGAGAAAATTCCGATCATAAGTGTTCCGATTGAGACAAACTGCGCTCTTAGGCCAAGCCGCCTTGCCAAGTCAATGATGGGGTATGTACGTACATCAATGCTCACAATACTGAGGGCGTATCTGGTATATAAGCCTCTCAAGGCATTTTTGTTCCTTTCAATATTTCCGACCATTCCGGCTATTGCCATATGGATAAGATTTCTCTATTACTTTTTTACCGCCGGAGGTGCGGGACACATCCAGTCCCTGATCTTTGCATGCACAATGCTCATCATCGGCTTTGTATGTATGATGATTGGAATTCTCGGAGATACAATTTGCGCTAACAGAAAAATCCTACAGGACGTTCAATACCATGCAAGAAAACAGTATTACGACGGCGTCAAGATTTCTAAGCCAGATCAGAAAGAAGAATGTCGTATATATTACCGTTAA
- a CDS encoding glycosyl transferase 4, with translation MQENSITTASRFLSQIRKKNVVYITVKNKDYIRTSQIRHILEENSAFFRIYSSEKSNPVSRALDLRCRISSMDIREADVVIIGFLPQLLLKAVKKKIAGNDACYRNGAAIGDGSDACHKTFLVAEMFLSLYDTVISDRHLFADGGVLSHLLKRLDKMTIEAADLVVTDTKANADYLSRLYDAGRDKFETLYLEADKEIYGATYSSSSLNVLYFGSGLPLQGTDIVLDAFAMAAGKNVSCTNNCYGNADSGIEDHSPRYITCTYVGSTKEIPRKILDKARSNPYIEIIPWLPQNLLAKKIAQADLCIAGHFNPNIGKADRTIPGKAYIYEAMNKKMILGDTTANHEIFVEDNRHFFVKRGDPQKLADAIAEFIKDNSDNNQEISQADAKL, from the coding sequence ATGCAAGAAAACAGTATTACGACGGCGTCAAGATTTCTAAGCCAGATCAGAAAGAAGAATGTCGTATATATTACCGTTAAGAATAAAGACTATATAAGGACCAGTCAGATCAGGCACATCCTGGAGGAAAATTCTGCCTTTTTCAGAATCTATAGTTCGGAAAAAAGTAATCCTGTTTCAAGGGCATTGGATTTAAGATGCAGGATCTCTTCTATGGATATACGCGAAGCGGATGTGGTTATCATAGGCTTTTTGCCCCAGCTTCTATTGAAAGCAGTCAAAAAGAAAATAGCCGGGAATGATGCTTGTTATAGGAATGGTGCTGCGATTGGTGATGGATCAGATGCCTGCCATAAAACGTTTCTGGTAGCTGAGATGTTTTTGTCCCTGTATGATACTGTGATTTCTGATAGACACCTTTTTGCAGATGGCGGAGTGCTTTCCCACCTCTTGAAAAGACTTGATAAGATGACTATCGAGGCAGCAGACCTTGTGGTTACTGATACAAAGGCAAATGCGGATTACCTGTCCCGGTTATATGACGCTGGCAGAGATAAGTTTGAAACGCTATATCTTGAGGCAGATAAAGAGATATATGGGGCGACTTATAGTAGTTCATCTCTGAATGTCTTATATTTTGGCAGCGGACTTCCGCTTCAAGGAACAGATATAGTACTGGATGCCTTTGCCATGGCTGCCGGAAAAAACGTTAGTTGTACAAATAATTGCTATGGAAATGCAGATAGTGGGATTGAGGATCACAGTCCGCGTTACATAACATGCACATACGTCGGAAGTACCAAGGAAATTCCAAGGAAGATCCTTGATAAGGCGAGAAGCAATCCGTACATAGAGATCATCCCATGGCTTCCTCAAAACCTTCTTGCCAAAAAAATAGCCCAGGCAGATTTGTGCATAGCAGGGCATTTTAATCCAAATATTGGAAAGGCAGACAGAACAATCCCCGGAAAAGCCTATATCTATGAGGCAATGAATAAGAAAATGATACTGGGAGATACAACAGCCAATCATGAGATATTTGTGGAAGATAACAGGCATTTTTTTGTAAAACGTGGGGATCCACAGAAACTTGCTGATGCAATAGCAGAATTTATAAAAGATAACTCTGACAATAACCAAGAGATAAGTCAAGCAGACGCCAAGCTTTAG
- a CDS encoding glycosyltransferase family 2 protein — protein MSDKKVSMIVPVYNSARYLAGFVDSIITQTMPQSDYEVIFVDDGSSDNSGDILDKCVSQYGFMQVIHQWNSGPAAARNAGLKKATGEYVAFVDPDDLLTEKYLESSYTKATETGADIVLFDAYRETNAAPAYIKRELTPHADYAFLTDDPSSIRSMQMQILYPYMPAHVADLTFHRNVPLAAPWDKLYRRQFLIDNDLYFPRDLRVLDDMCFNFRAFGAARTIYYFPTFLYRYRVGNSSITTSYRTDRIIQDKKVFDYLEKEIATIASMNEKYNNKDNTEIDNPEDASLKHVSNNELLHLKQSFYARIIKSFAIATKLYFFNPGNPKNQQQVRTEIIDCLSSVPYKTALTGIRLHNLEPKLIAVALACKLRAVGALKMMYRLQYNIANWGRL, from the coding sequence ATGAGTGACAAAAAAGTTTCCATGATAGTACCTGTATATAATTCGGCCAGGTATCTGGCTGGATTTGTGGATAGCATCATTACTCAGACTATGCCTCAAAGCGACTATGAAGTCATTTTCGTAGACGATGGTTCATCTGATAATAGCGGCGATATCCTTGATAAATGTGTAAGTCAATATGGCTTCATGCAGGTGATCCACCAATGGAACTCAGGTCCTGCAGCAGCCAGAAACGCAGGCCTTAAGAAGGCTACCGGAGAATACGTTGCCTTCGTTGATCCAGACGATCTGTTAACCGAAAAATATCTTGAAAGCTCCTATACTAAAGCTACTGAAACCGGAGCTGACATAGTTCTTTTTGATGCCTACAGGGAAACAAATGCTGCTCCTGCATATATAAAAAGAGAATTGACGCCTCATGCAGATTATGCATTCTTGACAGATGATCCATCCAGTATCCGCTCTATGCAGATGCAGATACTCTATCCCTATATGCCCGCCCATGTCGCAGACTTAACCTTTCATAGAAATGTCCCACTGGCTGCACCCTGGGATAAACTCTATCGCAGACAATTCCTCATTGATAATGACCTCTATTTCCCAAGAGACCTTCGGGTCCTTGATGATATGTGCTTTAACTTCAGAGCCTTCGGCGCTGCCAGGACAATCTACTATTTTCCAACATTCCTCTATCGCTATAGAGTTGGCAATTCCTCAATAACAACCAGCTACCGCACCGATAGGATTATTCAGGATAAGAAAGTCTTCGATTATCTGGAAAAAGAGATTGCGACTATAGCTTCTATGAATGAAAAATATAATAATAAAGATAATACAGAAATCGATAATCCAGAAGATGCCAGCTTGAAGCATGTGTCAAATAATGAATTGTTGCATTTAAAGCAGTCTTTTTATGCCCGTATAATAAAGAGCTTTGCCATTGCAACCAAACTCTATTTCTTCAACCCCGGTAACCCAAAGAATCAGCAGCAAGTAAGAACAGAAATCATAGACTGCCTATCTTCAGTGCCATATAAGACAGCGCTTACAGGCATCCGCCTCCATAACCTCGAGCCCAAACTCATCGCAGTAGCCCTTGCCTGCAAACTAAGAGCAGTCGGAGCACTTAAGATGATGTACAGACTTCAGTACAATATAGCTAATTGGGGGCGTCTATGA
- a CDS encoding glycosyltransferase family 2 protein, with the protein MNLQSILFPNSEICDVEELYFHRDGDTLLFDGFFNLFYLEKHHKYCDIAKLELVLEVKGFRKLVVMHDSSELHTEILESRPVSGRERIRAFKEGREVDSGDRASELRKVRVDIPYKMCKKGVIWFKLQIDPRFIEDDSWILRGSYDGSGSFLQKKDNAENIDSKGEGTDGGGISGDENGITIGVNICTYRREAYVIRNMRSLLRAAGSEGAEEAFRHLHVFIIDNGQTLSDNEEFQAVLDSAKRIMETDPDTNADSDCQGEHRTDRFIEVIPNANTGGTGGFSRGMVEAMRRKELGLTHLLLMDDDAVFDPELFVRLYGFLSFLKKEYRDITVAGALMREDFPYIQHAAGEWYGQMKLHNEYMMADLRDYATCTSDWMTTCEYPDTTYGAWWCCCYHMSAITEDKLPLPLFVHHDDIQFGLINSDKGIVFLNGINVWHQGFELVFSGVKQYYNMRNNIISSYLFEKDYLKSHLKAWTIRRYIGMLISYRYADCDFIYRGLTDFLRGKEWLLNSNPEAIHKELMAHYLEVCPFSKAAAKEISAYYVPDKMTIEMLREYYDHSRYETSIFKKISFNGWFLPGDKKMEVITPLDSPWKTYRHKRVMLYEPGSGKGCVMSRSNAEFFKGLWRIVRMSFAIDMWKIKGAKW; encoded by the coding sequence ATGAATCTGCAATCTATTCTTTTTCCAAATTCTGAAATATGTGATGTCGAAGAACTGTATTTTCACAGAGATGGGGATACTCTGTTATTTGACGGATTTTTTAATCTCTTTTACCTGGAAAAACATCACAAATACTGTGATATAGCAAAGCTTGAGCTGGTCTTGGAAGTGAAGGGCTTTAGGAAACTGGTAGTGATGCATGATTCAAGCGAACTTCATACGGAAATTCTTGAGAGCAGGCCTGTCAGCGGGCGTGAGAGAATCAGAGCCTTCAAGGAAGGACGCGAAGTTGACAGTGGTGATAGGGCGAGCGAGCTTCGAAAGGTCAGGGTAGATATTCCCTACAAGATGTGCAAAAAAGGCGTGATCTGGTTCAAACTACAGATTGATCCGCGATTTATTGAGGATGACAGCTGGATTCTAAGAGGCAGCTATGATGGTAGTGGCAGCTTCTTGCAGAAAAAGGATAATGCTGAAAATATAGATTCTAAAGGGGAAGGCACCGATGGCGGAGGTATTTCTGGAGATGAGAATGGAATAACAATTGGTGTAAATATCTGTACCTATAGAAGAGAAGCCTATGTTATTCGGAATATGAGATCTCTTTTACGGGCGGCAGGTAGTGAGGGCGCTGAGGAAGCTTTCAGGCATCTGCATGTATTTATCATAGATAATGGGCAGACGCTCTCTGATAACGAGGAGTTTCAAGCTGTTTTAGATTCTGCTAAGAGAATTATGGAGACAGATCCTGACACAAATGCAGACTCTGACTGCCAGGGCGAGCATAGAACAGATAGATTTATAGAAGTTATTCCTAACGCCAACACCGGCGGAACTGGCGGGTTTAGCCGCGGAATGGTTGAGGCAATGAGGAGAAAAGAGCTTGGGCTTACGCACCTTCTGCTGATGGATGACGATGCTGTTTTTGACCCGGAGTTGTTTGTTAGGCTATATGGTTTCCTTAGTTTTCTCAAAAAGGAATACCGCGACATCACTGTGGCAGGGGCTCTTATGAGAGAGGACTTTCCTTACATTCAGCATGCGGCCGGGGAGTGGTATGGCCAGATGAAACTCCACAATGAGTATATGATGGCAGACTTGAGGGATTATGCTACATGCACATCAGACTGGATGACAACCTGTGAGTATCCTGATACGACTTATGGCGCCTGGTGGTGCTGTTGCTATCATATGAGCGCGATCACTGAGGATAAGCTCCCGCTTCCGCTTTTTGTACACCATGATGATATTCAGTTTGGTCTTATAAACAGTGATAAGGGGATTGTTTTCTTAAACGGAATTAATGTATGGCACCAGGGGTTCGAGCTTGTTTTCTCTGGAGTTAAGCAGTATTACAATATGCGCAATAACATAATTTCGTCATATCTTTTTGAGAAGGATTATCTTAAAAGTCATCTCAAAGCATGGACTATAAGACGATACATCGGCATGCTCATAAGTTACAGATATGCAGACTGTGATTTTATTTATCGAGGTTTGACGGACTTCTTGAGAGGAAAAGAATGGCTTCTAAACAGCAACCCTGAGGCTATCCACAAGGAGCTTATGGCTCACTACTTAGAAGTCTGTCCCTTTAGTAAGGCCGCGGCCAAAGAGATATCAGCTTATTATGTGCCGGATAAGATGACTATAGAGATGCTGCGTGAATACTATGATCACTCCAGGTATGAGACTTCTATATTTAAAAAGATATCTTTTAACGGCTGGTTTCTGCCTGGTGATAAAAAAATGGAAGTGATTACTCCTCTTGATTCCCCATGGAAGACTTACAGGCATAAGAGGGTGATGCTCTATGAACCCGGATCAGGAAAAGGGTGCGTTATGAGCAGGAGCAATGCGGAGTTTTTTAAGGGACTCTGGCGGATCGTCAGGATGTCTTTTGCCATAGATATGTGGAAAATAAAGGGTGCGAAATGGTAA
- a CDS encoding ATP-dependent helicase, whose translation MVDTMTEKDFLDKYGQKLNNEQLMAVRTIEGPVLLLAVPGSGKTTVLVNRLGYMLSVKGIAPENILTLTYTVAATRDMARRFEALFGKEMAQGLEFRTINGICAKIISHYGRLIGKKSFDLITDEKVSGKILTDLYVKVCREYPTESDIKNIRTLITYCKNMMLTEKEIRKRGEDEGIELWDMYDKYNAELKARSLMDYDDQMIYAYRMLKSSPDLLDYYRKLYRYICVDEAQDTSKIQHMIISLLAGENGNLFMVGDEDQSIYGFRAAYPEALLNFEKEHRGAKVLVMDQNYRSNAKIVKLADMFIQKNFNRHEKHMRATRDAAADISYVVLDTRKRQYNYLLDMAKSLDTETAVLYRDNESILPLVDMLDREDMPYRIKSADMAFFTHRIVVDVVNILKFALNPMDPELFMKIYFKFQTYLRKPDAEQMCQMADYKHYGILDAVEDIEVNKNTLSNVRSLRTHFRNMAADSPAKAINRINKYMGYGDYLRDNNMDDNKLFILEMLAQNEATIQGFLDRLEELRTIITEKENDYSAKLILSTVHSSKGLEYSNVILIDVINGVFPSKMIKNFKTALPSEKRDYEEERRIFYVGMTRAKDKLTIFKYGDAPSIFVGELIKGNKAKTGTGVGSVESGVRETASIRSVNRAKAKIRSSEHSATTMLLKKKAAPVTSGANVPENLVMGERVYQERYGEGVISDVTWDEDEIPTKFTVEFDDGSERKFIYPFAFTTGMKILEE comes from the coding sequence ATGGTAGATACTATGACGGAAAAAGATTTTTTGGATAAATATGGACAGAAATTAAATAATGAACAGCTTATGGCTGTGCGAACTATAGAGGGGCCGGTGTTACTACTGGCAGTGCCGGGAAGCGGCAAGACTACGGTACTTGTCAATAGGCTTGGGTACATGCTGAGTGTTAAGGGGATAGCTCCTGAGAACATTCTGACGCTGACTTATACGGTTGCAGCGACAAGGGATATGGCAAGGCGTTTTGAAGCTCTTTTTGGAAAAGAGATGGCTCAGGGCCTTGAGTTTAGGACTATTAACGGGATATGTGCCAAGATAATCAGCCACTATGGAAGGCTTATAGGCAAGAAGTCTTTTGACCTTATCACGGATGAGAAGGTTTCGGGCAAGATACTGACTGACCTATACGTCAAGGTCTGCAGGGAATATCCTACTGAGAGTGATATCAAGAATATCCGCACGCTCATCACCTACTGCAAGAACATGATGCTCACGGAAAAAGAGATCAGAAAGCGCGGCGAGGATGAAGGCATAGAACTGTGGGATATGTATGACAAGTACAATGCTGAACTTAAGGCCAGAAGCCTTATGGACTATGACGATCAGATGATCTACGCCTACAGGATGCTGAAAAGTTCACCGGATTTATTGGATTATTACAGAAAACTGTACAGATATATCTGCGTTGACGAAGCGCAGGATACCTCCAAGATCCAGCACATGATCATTTCACTTCTTGCAGGAGAAAATGGAAATCTTTTCATGGTTGGTGACGAGGATCAGAGTATTTATGGCTTTAGGGCGGCTTATCCGGAGGCTCTTCTTAACTTTGAAAAAGAGCACAGAGGCGCCAAAGTCCTTGTCATGGATCAAAACTACAGATCAAATGCCAAGATAGTTAAGCTTGCGGATATGTTCATTCAAAAGAACTTTAACCGCCACGAGAAGCATATGCGGGCCACAAGAGACGCGGCTGCTGATATTAGTTATGTAGTTCTGGATACTAGAAAAAGACAGTACAATTATCTTCTGGATATGGCTAAGAGCCTGGATACTGAGACTGCGGTCCTGTACAGAGATAATGAGAGTATTCTGCCGCTTGTGGATATGCTTGATCGTGAGGATATGCCATATAGGATCAAGAGCGCAGATATGGCCTTTTTTACCCACAGAATAGTTGTGGACGTAGTCAATATCCTAAAGTTTGCCCTAAATCCCATGGACCCTGAACTCTTCATGAAGATATATTTTAAGTTCCAGACTTATTTGAGAAAACCTGATGCAGAGCAGATGTGCCAAATGGCTGATTACAAGCATTACGGAATTCTGGATGCAGTTGAGGATATTGAGGTTAACAAGAATACTCTTTCAAATGTCAGATCCCTTCGCACTCACTTTAGGAATATGGCGGCGGACAGCCCGGCCAAGGCTATTAACCGCATAAACAAGTACATGGGCTATGGCGATTATCTTCGTGATAACAACATGGATGACAATAAGCTTTTTATCCTTGAGATGCTGGCTCAAAATGAAGCGACAATCCAGGGATTTCTGGATAGGCTCGAGGAGCTTAGGACTATTATTACGGAAAAAGAAAATGACTATAGTGCAAAACTCATTCTTTCAACTGTCCATTCCAGTAAGGGCCTTGAGTACAGTAATGTCATTTTGATAGATGTGATAAACGGAGTTTTTCCGAGTAAGATGATCAAGAATTTTAAGACTGCTCTTCCTTCCGAGAAGCGTGACTACGAGGAAGAGAGACGAATCTTTTACGTCGGAATGACAAGAGCCAAGGATAAACTGACCATATTTAAGTATGGGGATGCACCGTCGATTTTTGTAGGGGAGCTGATAAAGGGAAACAAGGCCAAGACGGGCACCGGAGTGGGAAGTGTGGAAAGTGGCGTCAGAGAAACCGCCAGCATCAGAAGTGTAAATAGAGCAAAGGCTAAGATCAGAAGTAGTGAACATAGTGCCACAACAATGCTCCTTAAAAAGAAGGCTGCACCTGTGACTTCGGGCGCAAACGTGCCTGAAAATCTTGTCATGGGAGAGCGCGTCTATCAGGAAAGATATGGTGAGGGCGTTATTAGTGATGTGACCTGGGATGAAGATGAAATACCGACCAAGTTCACTGTTGAGTTTGATGATGGTTCGGAGCGCAAGTTTATATATCCCTTCGCCTTTACAACCGGTATGAAAATATTAGAAGAATAA
- a CDS encoding nucleotidyltransferase domain-containing protein has product MCNIVTMKNNVGDSFGVADIKKDIIEEIIKIAAECKLIDTIYLFGSSLEKRCTKRSDIDLAIVSNVTRSRLFRSKSYDDFKTKLYKINEDQDYDILTFNSQAALDKSKEFVARDILTKGKIIFKNV; this is encoded by the coding sequence ATGTGCAATATTGTAACAATGAAGAATAATGTTGGTGACTCTTTTGGAGTTGCGGACATAAAAAAGGATATTATCGAGGAAATAATCAAGATTGCAGCAGAATGTAAGCTAATTGATACTATTTATCTGTTTGGCTCATCTCTGGAAAAGAGATGCACTAAACGGTCAGACATCGATCTTGCTATTGTGAGTAATGTAACAAGGTCAAGATTGTTTAGATCGAAGTCGTATGATGACTTCAAGACTAAACTCTATAAGATAAACGAAGATCAAGACTATGATATCCTGACATTTAATTCTCAGGCAGCTCTTGATAAAAGCAAAGAGTTTGTAGCCAGAGATATACTAACGAAAGGGAAGATTATTTTTAAGAATGTTTGA
- a CDS encoding HEPN domain-containing protein, with amino-acid sequence MLARQAICNYQSNNGLKDMKNLASYHVQQAIEKMLKYCIYNKQTSGVKELYIHDLDRLIKDHCVKYGISVPKKIVKNANEYTRWEAESRYSLKYSVRITSIIGALVEAEDWLLTLKPAYKKNIMHYRSKYKFK; translated from the coding sequence GTGTTAGCTCGACAGGCAATTTGTAATTACCAGAGTAATAATGGACTTAAAGACATGAAGAATCTAGCTTCATATCATGTTCAACAGGCAATCGAGAAAATGTTGAAATACTGCATCTATAACAAGCAAACAAGTGGAGTGAAGGAATTATATATCCATGACTTGGATAGACTTATCAAAGATCACTGTGTAAAATATGGCATTTCAGTTCCCAAAAAGATTGTCAAAAATGCAAATGAGTATACCAGATGGGAAGCCGAAAGCCGCTATTCATTAAAATACTCTGTGAGAATTACATCTATTATCGGTGCATTAGTTGAAGCAGAGGATTGGCTTCTTACGTTAAAGCCTGCCTACAAGAAAAATATTATGCATTATAGAAGCAAATACAAGTTCAAATAA